From a region of the Balaenoptera ricei isolate mBalRic1 chromosome 11, mBalRic1.hap2, whole genome shotgun sequence genome:
- the MOG gene encoding LOW QUALITY PROTEIN: myelin-oligodendrocyte glycoprotein (The sequence of the model RefSeq protein was modified relative to this genomic sequence to represent the inferred CDS: deleted 1 base in 1 codon): protein MASFLSSSLPSCLPSLLLLLQLSSSSAGQFRVMGPGQPIRALVGDEAELPCRISPGKNATGMEVGWYRPPFSRVVHLYRNGKDQAEEQAPEYRGRTELLKETIGEGKVTLRIRNVRFSDEGGFTCFFRDHSYQEEAAMELKVEDPFYWINPGVLVLIAVLPVLLLQITVGLVFLCLQRRLRGKLPAEIENLHRTFDPHFLTVPCWKITLFVIVPVLGPLVALIICYNWLHRRLAGQFLEELSKFSSLSYKLRAKKNKNKTRKAARGRGGY, encoded by the exons ATGGCCAGTTTTTTGAGCTCCTCTCTGCCCagctgcctcccctccctcctcctcctcctccagctgtcTTCCAGCTCTGCAG GACAGTTCAGAGTAATGGGACCAGGGCAGCCCATCCGGGCGCTGGTGGGGGATGAAGCGGAATTGCCCTGTCGCATATCTCCAGGAAAGAACGCTACAGGCATGGAGGTGGGATGGTACCGACCCCCCTTCTCCAGGGTGGTTCATCTCTACCGAAATGGCAAGGACCAAGCTGAAGAGCAGGCGCCTGAATACCGGGGCCGCACGGAGCTGCTGAAAGAGACTATTGGGGAGGGGAAGGTGACCCTCAGGATCCGGAATGTAAGGTTCTCAGATGAAGGAGGTTTCACCTGCTTCTTCCGAGATCATTCTTACCAAGAAGAGGCAGCAATGGAGTTGAAAGTGGAAG ATCCCTTCTACTGGATCAACCCTGGAGTGCTGGTGCTCATCGCGGTTCTGCCTGTGCTCCTCCTGCAGATCACTGTGGGCCTTGTCTTCCTCTGCCTGCAGCGCAGACTCAGAG GAAAACTTCCAGCAGAGATAG AGAATCTCCACCGGACTTTTG ATCCCCACTTCCTGACGGTGCCCTGCTGGAAGATAACCTTGTTTGTAATCGTGCCAGTTCTCGGACCCCTGGTGGCCTTGATCATCTGCTACAACTGGCTACACCGAAGACTGGCAG gGCAATTTCTTGAAGAGCTAAgtaagttttcttctctttcttataaGCTgagagcaaaaaaaaacaaaaac aaaacgaggaaagcagcaaggggaagagGGGGCTATTGA